One segment of Danaus plexippus chromosome 10, MEX_DaPlex, whole genome shotgun sequence DNA contains the following:
- the LOC116766662 gene encoding glutamate-gated chloride channel isoform X14, giving the protein MGWSCVVARAVAFLFMLSRASALTSDIFAAGKSDKEILDNLLKNSRYDKRLLPPVDGVLTVNVSVLLLSLASPDESSLKYEVEFLLQQQWYDPRLRYSNQSHYDYLNAIHHHEDIWLPDTYFIMHGDFKDPIIPMHFALRIYRNGTINYLMRRHLILSCQGRLNIFPFDDPLCSFALESISYEQSAITYVWKNDEDTLRKSPSLTTLNAYLIQNQTIPCPIKASWRADGISLYEDDEELTCNLCQRRFEEQGNYSCLKVDLIFTRDRAFYFTTVFIPGIILVTSSFITFWLEWNAVPARSMIGVTTMLNFFTTSNGFRSTLPVVSNLTAMNVWDGVCMCFIYASLLEFVCVNYVGRKRPLHNVVYRPGENPVTQRLPAVLSRIGIILASPLGDKKRESSGAADIVTCTTCTAPGACTHTANNGGVSEVRKKEPPHPIRVAKTIDVIARITFPTAYAVFLIFFFIHYKAFS; this is encoded by the exons ATGGGTTGGTCATGCGTTGTGGCACGCGCCGTGGCTTTCCTCTTTATGCTCAGCCGAGCGTCCGCGCTCACCTCCGACAT cTTTGCGGCGGGCAAGTCGGACAAAGAGATTTTGGACAATCTGTTGAAAAATTCCCGCTACGACAAAAGACTGCTTCCACCAGTAGATG GTGTCCTCACCGTAAATGTTAGCGTGCTACTTCTTAGTTTAGCGTCTCCAGATGAATCTAGTCTT AAATACGAGGTTGAATTCCTCCTTCAGCAACAATGGTATGACCCGCGGCTCCGGTATTCGAATCAGTCCCATTACGACTATTTGAATGCCATCCACCATCACGAAGATATTTGGCTACCCGACACGTACTTCATTATGCACGGTGACTTCAAA GATCCGATAATTCCGATGCACTTTGCGTTGCGGATCTATCGCAACGGGACTATCAACTATCTGATGAGACGTCACCTCATACTGTCTTGTCAGGGACGGCTGAACATCTTCCCCTTCGACGACCCATTGTGTTCATTTGCCTTAGAGAGTA TATCCTACGAGCAATCTGCCATAACGTACGTGTGGAAGAATGATGAAGACACGCTGCGGAAGTCGCCATCTTTGACGACCCTCAACGCTTACCTCATACAGAACCAGACCATACCTTGCCCCATAAAAGCCAGTTGGagag CTGATGGTATTTCACTTTACGAGGACGATGAAGAGCTGACATGTAATCTTTGCCAGAGACGCTTTGAGGAGCAAG GTAACTACAGCTGTCTAAAGGTGGACCTTATTTTTACGAGAGACCGAGCATTCTACTTTACCACAGTTTTTATTCCTGGCATAATCCTGGTGACCTCTTCATTCATCACATTTTGGCTGGAATGGAACGCAGTTCCGGCTCGTTCCATGATAG GTGTAACTACAATGTTGAATTTCTTCACAACATCAAACGGTTTTCGGTCAACATTGCCGGTTGTATCGAATCTCACAGCTATGAACGTATGGGACGGCGTCTGCATGTGCTTCATATACGCGTCGCTTCTGGAATTCGTGTGCGTGAATTACGTCGGCAGGAAGCGTCCTTTGCATAACGTCGTGTACCGCCCGGGAGAGAACCCCGTCACACAG CGACTACCCGCAGTTCTGAGCAGAATTGGCATTATACTGGCCAGCCCCTTG GGTGATAAAAAGCGCGAGTCGAGTGGCGCGGCTGATATAGTTACGTGTACAACTTGCACCGCGCCAGGAGCTTGTACTCACACGGCCAACAACGGCGGCGTCTCCGAG GTCCGTAAAAAGGAGCCGCCTCACCCCATCAGAGTGGCCAAGACCATCGACGTCATAGCTCGAATCACTTTCCCGACCGCATACGCGGTATTTCTTATCTTCTTCTTCATTCACTACAAAGCCTtctcttaa
- the LOC116766662 gene encoding glutamate-gated chloride channel isoform X11: MGWSCVVARAVAFLFMLSRASALTSDIFAAGKSDKEILDNLLKNSRYDKRLLPPVDGVLTVNVSVLLLSLASPDESSLKYEVEFLLQQQWYDPRLRYSNQSHYDYLNAIHHHEDIWLPDTYFIMHGDFKDPIIPMHFALRIYRNGTINYLMRRHLILSCQGRLNIFPFDDPLCSFALESISYEQSAITYVWKNDEDTLRKSPSLTTLNAYLIQNQTIPCPIKASWRADGISLYEDDEELTCNLCQRRFEEQGNYSCLKVDLIFTRDRAFYFTTVFIPGIILVTSSFITFWLEWNAVPARSMIGVTTMLNFFTTSNGFRSTLPVVSNLTAMNVWDGVCMCFIYASLLEFVCVNYVGRKRPLHNVVYRPGENPVTQRLPAVLSRIGIILASPLGDKKRESSGAADIVTCTTCTAPGACTHTANNGGVSEPCFVQVRKKEPPHPIRVAKTIDVIARITFPTAYAVFLIFFFIHYKAFS; this comes from the exons ATGGGTTGGTCATGCGTTGTGGCACGCGCCGTGGCTTTCCTCTTTATGCTCAGCCGAGCGTCCGCGCTCACCTCCGACAT cTTTGCGGCGGGCAAGTCGGACAAAGAGATTTTGGACAATCTGTTGAAAAATTCCCGCTACGACAAAAGACTGCTTCCACCAGTAGATG GTGTCCTCACCGTAAATGTTAGCGTGCTACTTCTTAGTTTAGCGTCTCCAGATGAATCTAGTCTT AAATACGAGGTTGAATTCCTCCTTCAGCAACAATGGTATGACCCGCGGCTCCGGTATTCGAATCAGTCCCATTACGACTATTTGAATGCCATCCACCATCACGAAGATATTTGGCTACCCGACACGTACTTCATTATGCACGGTGACTTCAAA GATCCGATAATTCCGATGCACTTTGCGTTGCGGATCTATCGCAACGGGACTATCAACTATCTGATGAGACGTCACCTCATACTGTCTTGTCAGGGACGGCTGAACATCTTCCCCTTCGACGACCCATTGTGTTCATTTGCCTTAGAGAGTA TATCCTACGAGCAATCTGCCATAACGTACGTGTGGAAGAATGATGAAGACACGCTGCGGAAGTCGCCATCTTTGACGACCCTCAACGCTTACCTCATACAGAACCAGACCATACCTTGCCCCATAAAAGCCAGTTGGagag CTGATGGTATTTCACTTTACGAGGACGATGAAGAGCTGACATGTAATCTTTGCCAGAGACGCTTTGAGGAGCAAG GTAACTACAGCTGTCTAAAGGTGGACCTTATTTTTACGAGAGACCGAGCATTCTACTTTACCACAGTTTTTATTCCTGGCATAATCCTGGTGACCTCTTCATTCATCACATTTTGGCTGGAATGGAACGCAGTTCCGGCTCGTTCCATGATAG GTGTAACTACAATGTTGAATTTCTTCACAACATCAAACGGTTTTCGGTCAACATTGCCGGTTGTATCGAATCTCACAGCTATGAACGTATGGGACGGCGTCTGCATGTGCTTCATATACGCGTCGCTTCTGGAATTCGTGTGCGTGAATTACGTCGGCAGGAAGCGTCCTTTGCATAACGTCGTGTACCGCCCGGGAGAGAACCCCGTCACACAG CGACTACCCGCAGTTCTGAGCAGAATTGGCATTATACTGGCCAGCCCCTTG GGTGATAAAAAGCGCGAGTCGAGTGGCGCGGCTGATATAGTTACGTGTACAACTTGCACCGCGCCAGGAGCTTGTACTCACACGGCCAACAACGGCGGCGTCTCCGAG CCATGTTTCGTCCAGGTCCGTAAAAAGGAGCCGCCTCACCCCATCAGAGTGGCCAAGACCATCGACGTCATAGCTCGAATCACTTTCCCGACCGCATACGCGGTATTTCTTATCTTCTTCTTCATTCACTACAAAGCCTtctcttaa
- the LOC116766662 gene encoding glycine receptor subunit alpha-2 isoform X6 → MGWSCVVARAVAFLFMLSRASALTSDIFAAGKSDKEILDNLLKNSRYDKRLLPPVDGVLTVNVSVLLLSLASPDESSLKYEVEFLLQQQWYDPRLRYSNQSHYDYLNAIHHHEDIWLPDTYFIMHGDFKDPIIPMHFALRIYRNGTINYLMRRHLILSCQGRLNIFPFDDPLCSFALESISYEQSAITYVWKNDEDTLRKSPSLTTLNAYLIQNQTIPCPIKASWRADGISLYEDDEELTCNLCQRRFEEQGNYSCLKVDLIFTRDRAFYFTTVFIPGIILVTSSFITFWLEWNAVPARSMIGNYSCLKVDLIFTRDRSFYFTTVFIPGIILVTSSFITFWLEWNAVPARVMIGVTTMLNFFTTSNGFRSTLPVVSNLTAMNVWDGVCMCFIYASLLEFVCVNYVGRKRPLHNVVYRPGENPVTQRLPAVLSRIGIILASPLGDKKRESSGAADIVTCTTCTAPGACTHTANNGGVSEVRKKEPPHPIRVAKTIDVIARITFPTAYAVFLIFFFIHYKAFS, encoded by the exons ATGGGTTGGTCATGCGTTGTGGCACGCGCCGTGGCTTTCCTCTTTATGCTCAGCCGAGCGTCCGCGCTCACCTCCGACAT cTTTGCGGCGGGCAAGTCGGACAAAGAGATTTTGGACAATCTGTTGAAAAATTCCCGCTACGACAAAAGACTGCTTCCACCAGTAGATG GTGTCCTCACCGTAAATGTTAGCGTGCTACTTCTTAGTTTAGCGTCTCCAGATGAATCTAGTCTT AAATACGAGGTTGAATTCCTCCTTCAGCAACAATGGTATGACCCGCGGCTCCGGTATTCGAATCAGTCCCATTACGACTATTTGAATGCCATCCACCATCACGAAGATATTTGGCTACCCGACACGTACTTCATTATGCACGGTGACTTCAAA GATCCGATAATTCCGATGCACTTTGCGTTGCGGATCTATCGCAACGGGACTATCAACTATCTGATGAGACGTCACCTCATACTGTCTTGTCAGGGACGGCTGAACATCTTCCCCTTCGACGACCCATTGTGTTCATTTGCCTTAGAGAGTA TATCCTACGAGCAATCTGCCATAACGTACGTGTGGAAGAATGATGAAGACACGCTGCGGAAGTCGCCATCTTTGACGACCCTCAACGCTTACCTCATACAGAACCAGACCATACCTTGCCCCATAAAAGCCAGTTGGagag CTGATGGTATTTCACTTTACGAGGACGATGAAGAGCTGACATGTAATCTTTGCCAGAGACGCTTTGAGGAGCAAG GTAACTACAGCTGTCTAAAGGTGGACCTTATTTTTACGAGAGACCGAGCATTCTACTTTACCACAGTTTTTATTCCTGGCATAATCCTGGTGACCTCTTCATTCATCACATTTTGGCTGGAATGGAACGCAGTTCCGGCTCGTTCCATGATAG GTAATTACAGCTGCCTCAAAGTGGATCTCATCTTCACGCGGGATAGATCATTTTACTTCACCACTGTTTTTATTCCGGGAATCATTTTGGTGACCTcatcatttattactttttggcTGGAATGGAATGCTGTGCCTGCTAGAGTCATGATCG GTGTAACTACAATGTTGAATTTCTTCACAACATCAAACGGTTTTCGGTCAACATTGCCGGTTGTATCGAATCTCACAGCTATGAACGTATGGGACGGCGTCTGCATGTGCTTCATATACGCGTCGCTTCTGGAATTCGTGTGCGTGAATTACGTCGGCAGGAAGCGTCCTTTGCATAACGTCGTGTACCGCCCGGGAGAGAACCCCGTCACACAG CGACTACCCGCAGTTCTGAGCAGAATTGGCATTATACTGGCCAGCCCCTTG GGTGATAAAAAGCGCGAGTCGAGTGGCGCGGCTGATATAGTTACGTGTACAACTTGCACCGCGCCAGGAGCTTGTACTCACACGGCCAACAACGGCGGCGTCTCCGAG GTCCGTAAAAAGGAGCCGCCTCACCCCATCAGAGTGGCCAAGACCATCGACGTCATAGCTCGAATCACTTTCCCGACCGCATACGCGGTATTTCTTATCTTCTTCTTCATTCACTACAAAGCCTtctcttaa
- the LOC116766662 gene encoding glycine receptor subunit alpha-2 isoform X4 translates to MGWSCVVARAVAFLFMLSRASALTSDIFAAGKSDKEILDNLLKNSRYDKRLLPPVDGVLTVNVSVLLLSLASPDESSLKYEVEFLLQQQWYDPRLRYSNQSHYDYLNAIHHHEDIWLPDTYFIMHGDFKDPIIPMHFALRIYRNGTINYLMRRHLILSCQGRLNIFPFDDPLCSFALESISYEQSAITYVWKNDEDTLRKSPSLTTLNAYLIQNQTIPCPIKASWRADGISLYEDDEELTCNLCQRRFEEQGNYSCLKVDLIFTRDRAFYFTTVFIPGIILVTSSFITFWLEWNAVPARSMIGNYSCLKVDLIFTRDRSFYFTTVFIPGIILVTSSFITFWLEWNAVPARVMIGVTTMLNFFTTSNGFRSTLPVVSNLTAMNVWDGVCMCFIYASLLEFVCVNYVGRKRPLHNVVYRPGENPVTQRLPAVLSRIGIILASPLGDKKRESSGAADIVTCTTCTAPGACTHTANNGGVSEPCFVQVRKKEPPHPIRVAKTIDVIARITFPTAYAVFLIFFFIHYKAFS, encoded by the exons ATGGGTTGGTCATGCGTTGTGGCACGCGCCGTGGCTTTCCTCTTTATGCTCAGCCGAGCGTCCGCGCTCACCTCCGACAT cTTTGCGGCGGGCAAGTCGGACAAAGAGATTTTGGACAATCTGTTGAAAAATTCCCGCTACGACAAAAGACTGCTTCCACCAGTAGATG GTGTCCTCACCGTAAATGTTAGCGTGCTACTTCTTAGTTTAGCGTCTCCAGATGAATCTAGTCTT AAATACGAGGTTGAATTCCTCCTTCAGCAACAATGGTATGACCCGCGGCTCCGGTATTCGAATCAGTCCCATTACGACTATTTGAATGCCATCCACCATCACGAAGATATTTGGCTACCCGACACGTACTTCATTATGCACGGTGACTTCAAA GATCCGATAATTCCGATGCACTTTGCGTTGCGGATCTATCGCAACGGGACTATCAACTATCTGATGAGACGTCACCTCATACTGTCTTGTCAGGGACGGCTGAACATCTTCCCCTTCGACGACCCATTGTGTTCATTTGCCTTAGAGAGTA TATCCTACGAGCAATCTGCCATAACGTACGTGTGGAAGAATGATGAAGACACGCTGCGGAAGTCGCCATCTTTGACGACCCTCAACGCTTACCTCATACAGAACCAGACCATACCTTGCCCCATAAAAGCCAGTTGGagag CTGATGGTATTTCACTTTACGAGGACGATGAAGAGCTGACATGTAATCTTTGCCAGAGACGCTTTGAGGAGCAAG GTAACTACAGCTGTCTAAAGGTGGACCTTATTTTTACGAGAGACCGAGCATTCTACTTTACCACAGTTTTTATTCCTGGCATAATCCTGGTGACCTCTTCATTCATCACATTTTGGCTGGAATGGAACGCAGTTCCGGCTCGTTCCATGATAG GTAATTACAGCTGCCTCAAAGTGGATCTCATCTTCACGCGGGATAGATCATTTTACTTCACCACTGTTTTTATTCCGGGAATCATTTTGGTGACCTcatcatttattactttttggcTGGAATGGAATGCTGTGCCTGCTAGAGTCATGATCG GTGTAACTACAATGTTGAATTTCTTCACAACATCAAACGGTTTTCGGTCAACATTGCCGGTTGTATCGAATCTCACAGCTATGAACGTATGGGACGGCGTCTGCATGTGCTTCATATACGCGTCGCTTCTGGAATTCGTGTGCGTGAATTACGTCGGCAGGAAGCGTCCTTTGCATAACGTCGTGTACCGCCCGGGAGAGAACCCCGTCACACAG CGACTACCCGCAGTTCTGAGCAGAATTGGCATTATACTGGCCAGCCCCTTG GGTGATAAAAAGCGCGAGTCGAGTGGCGCGGCTGATATAGTTACGTGTACAACTTGCACCGCGCCAGGAGCTTGTACTCACACGGCCAACAACGGCGGCGTCTCCGAG CCATGTTTCGTCCAGGTCCGTAAAAAGGAGCCGCCTCACCCCATCAGAGTGGCCAAGACCATCGACGTCATAGCTCGAATCACTTTCCCGACCGCATACGCGGTATTTCTTATCTTCTTCTTCATTCACTACAAAGCCTtctcttaa
- the LOC116766662 gene encoding glutamate-gated chloride channel isoform X2, with the protein MGWSCVVARAVAFLFMLSRASALTSDIFAAGKSDKEILDNLLKNSRYDKRLLPPVDGVLTVNVSVLLLSLASPDESSLKYEVEFLLQQQWYDPRLRYSNQSHYDYLNAIHHHEDIWLPDTYFIMHGDFKDPIIPMHFALRIYRNGTINYLMRRHLILSCQGRLNIFPFDDPLCSFALESISYEQSAITYVWKNDEDTLRKSPSLTTLNAYLIQNQTIPCPIKASWRADGISLYEDDEELTCNLCQRRFEEQGNYSCLKVDLIFTRDRAFYFTTVFIPGIILVTSSFITFWLEWNAVPARSMIGNYSCLKVDLIFTRDRSFYFTTVFIPGIILVTSSFITFWLEWNAVPARVMIGVTTMLNFFTTSNGFRSTLPVVSNLTAMNVWDGVCMCFIYASLLEFVCVNYVGRKRPLHNVVYRPGENPVTQRLPAVLSRIGIILASPLEAMAFLNWSKTDTSEPDTSGAGDKKRESSGAADIVTCTTCTAPGACTHTANNGGVSEVRKKEPPHPIRVAKTIDVIARITFPTAYAVFLIFFFIHYKAFS; encoded by the exons ATGGGTTGGTCATGCGTTGTGGCACGCGCCGTGGCTTTCCTCTTTATGCTCAGCCGAGCGTCCGCGCTCACCTCCGACAT cTTTGCGGCGGGCAAGTCGGACAAAGAGATTTTGGACAATCTGTTGAAAAATTCCCGCTACGACAAAAGACTGCTTCCACCAGTAGATG GTGTCCTCACCGTAAATGTTAGCGTGCTACTTCTTAGTTTAGCGTCTCCAGATGAATCTAGTCTT AAATACGAGGTTGAATTCCTCCTTCAGCAACAATGGTATGACCCGCGGCTCCGGTATTCGAATCAGTCCCATTACGACTATTTGAATGCCATCCACCATCACGAAGATATTTGGCTACCCGACACGTACTTCATTATGCACGGTGACTTCAAA GATCCGATAATTCCGATGCACTTTGCGTTGCGGATCTATCGCAACGGGACTATCAACTATCTGATGAGACGTCACCTCATACTGTCTTGTCAGGGACGGCTGAACATCTTCCCCTTCGACGACCCATTGTGTTCATTTGCCTTAGAGAGTA TATCCTACGAGCAATCTGCCATAACGTACGTGTGGAAGAATGATGAAGACACGCTGCGGAAGTCGCCATCTTTGACGACCCTCAACGCTTACCTCATACAGAACCAGACCATACCTTGCCCCATAAAAGCCAGTTGGagag CTGATGGTATTTCACTTTACGAGGACGATGAAGAGCTGACATGTAATCTTTGCCAGAGACGCTTTGAGGAGCAAG GTAACTACAGCTGTCTAAAGGTGGACCTTATTTTTACGAGAGACCGAGCATTCTACTTTACCACAGTTTTTATTCCTGGCATAATCCTGGTGACCTCTTCATTCATCACATTTTGGCTGGAATGGAACGCAGTTCCGGCTCGTTCCATGATAG GTAATTACAGCTGCCTCAAAGTGGATCTCATCTTCACGCGGGATAGATCATTTTACTTCACCACTGTTTTTATTCCGGGAATCATTTTGGTGACCTcatcatttattactttttggcTGGAATGGAATGCTGTGCCTGCTAGAGTCATGATCG GTGTAACTACAATGTTGAATTTCTTCACAACATCAAACGGTTTTCGGTCAACATTGCCGGTTGTATCGAATCTCACAGCTATGAACGTATGGGACGGCGTCTGCATGTGCTTCATATACGCGTCGCTTCTGGAATTCGTGTGCGTGAATTACGTCGGCAGGAAGCGTCCTTTGCATAACGTCGTGTACCGCCCGGGAGAGAACCCCGTCACACAG CGACTACCCGCAGTTCTGAGCAGAATTGGCATTATACTGGCCAGCCCCTTG GAGGCGATGGCATTTCTCAACTGGTCTAAAACTGATACGTCTGAGCCGGACACTAGCGGCGCT GGTGATAAAAAGCGCGAGTCGAGTGGCGCGGCTGATATAGTTACGTGTACAACTTGCACCGCGCCAGGAGCTTGTACTCACACGGCCAACAACGGCGGCGTCTCCGAG GTCCGTAAAAAGGAGCCGCCTCACCCCATCAGAGTGGCCAAGACCATCGACGTCATAGCTCGAATCACTTTCCCGACCGCATACGCGGTATTTCTTATCTTCTTCTTCATTCACTACAAAGCCTtctcttaa
- the LOC116766662 gene encoding glutamate-gated chloride channel subunit beta isoform X8, translating to MGWSCVVARAVAFLFMLSRASALTSDIFAAGKSDKEILDNLLKNSRYDKRLLPPVDGVLTVNVSVLLLSLASPDESSLKYEVEFLLQQQWYDPRLRYSNQSHYDYLNAIHHHEDIWLPDTYFIMHGDFKDPIIPMHFALRIYRNGTINYLMRRHLILSCQGRLNIFPFDDPLCSFALESISYEQSAITYVWKNDEDTLRKSPSLTTLNAYLIQNQTIPCPIKASWRADGISLYEDDEELTCNLCQRRFEEQGNYSCLKVDLIFTRDRAFYFTTVFIPGIILVTSSFITFWLEWNAVPARSMIGNYSCLKVDLIFTRDRSFYFTTVFIPGIILVTSSFITFWLEWNAVPARVMIGVTTMLNFFTTSNGFRSTLPVVSNLTAMNVWDGVCMCFIYASLLEFVCVNYVGRKRPLHNVVYRPGENPVTQRLPAVLSRIGIILASPLEAMAFLNWSKTDTSEPDTSGAVSDVTNVKTYRQNIPSDISLYLTHIFSLMPHRIATAW from the exons ATGGGTTGGTCATGCGTTGTGGCACGCGCCGTGGCTTTCCTCTTTATGCTCAGCCGAGCGTCCGCGCTCACCTCCGACAT cTTTGCGGCGGGCAAGTCGGACAAAGAGATTTTGGACAATCTGTTGAAAAATTCCCGCTACGACAAAAGACTGCTTCCACCAGTAGATG GTGTCCTCACCGTAAATGTTAGCGTGCTACTTCTTAGTTTAGCGTCTCCAGATGAATCTAGTCTT AAATACGAGGTTGAATTCCTCCTTCAGCAACAATGGTATGACCCGCGGCTCCGGTATTCGAATCAGTCCCATTACGACTATTTGAATGCCATCCACCATCACGAAGATATTTGGCTACCCGACACGTACTTCATTATGCACGGTGACTTCAAA GATCCGATAATTCCGATGCACTTTGCGTTGCGGATCTATCGCAACGGGACTATCAACTATCTGATGAGACGTCACCTCATACTGTCTTGTCAGGGACGGCTGAACATCTTCCCCTTCGACGACCCATTGTGTTCATTTGCCTTAGAGAGTA TATCCTACGAGCAATCTGCCATAACGTACGTGTGGAAGAATGATGAAGACACGCTGCGGAAGTCGCCATCTTTGACGACCCTCAACGCTTACCTCATACAGAACCAGACCATACCTTGCCCCATAAAAGCCAGTTGGagag CTGATGGTATTTCACTTTACGAGGACGATGAAGAGCTGACATGTAATCTTTGCCAGAGACGCTTTGAGGAGCAAG GTAACTACAGCTGTCTAAAGGTGGACCTTATTTTTACGAGAGACCGAGCATTCTACTTTACCACAGTTTTTATTCCTGGCATAATCCTGGTGACCTCTTCATTCATCACATTTTGGCTGGAATGGAACGCAGTTCCGGCTCGTTCCATGATAG GTAATTACAGCTGCCTCAAAGTGGATCTCATCTTCACGCGGGATAGATCATTTTACTTCACCACTGTTTTTATTCCGGGAATCATTTTGGTGACCTcatcatttattactttttggcTGGAATGGAATGCTGTGCCTGCTAGAGTCATGATCG GTGTAACTACAATGTTGAATTTCTTCACAACATCAAACGGTTTTCGGTCAACATTGCCGGTTGTATCGAATCTCACAGCTATGAACGTATGGGACGGCGTCTGCATGTGCTTCATATACGCGTCGCTTCTGGAATTCGTGTGCGTGAATTACGTCGGCAGGAAGCGTCCTTTGCATAACGTCGTGTACCGCCCGGGAGAGAACCCCGTCACACAG CGACTACCCGCAGTTCTGAGCAGAATTGGCATTATACTGGCCAGCCCCTTG GAGGCGATGGCATTTCTCAACTGGTCTAAAACTGATACGTCTGAGCCGGACACTAGCGGCGCTGTAAGTGATGTCACGAACGTCAAAACATATCGCCAAAACATACCATCTGATATATCACTATATCTAAcgcatattttttctttaatgccACATCGGATCGCTACAGCCT GGTGA
- the LOC116766662 gene encoding glutamate-gated chloride channel subunit beta isoform X15 gives MGWSCVVARAVAFLFMLSRASALTSDIFAAGKSDKEILDNLLKNSRYDKRLLPPVDGVLTVNVSVLLLSLASPDESSLKYEVEFLLQQQWYDPRLRYSNQSHYDYLNAIHHHEDIWLPDTYFIMHGDFKDPIIPMHFALRIYRNGTINYLMRRHLILSCQGRLNIFPFDDPLCSFALESISYEQSAITYVWKNDEDTLRKSPSLTTLNAYLIQNQTIPCPIKASWRADGISLYEDDEELTCNLCQRRFEEQGNYSCLKVDLIFTRDRAFYFTTVFIPGIILVTSSFITFWLEWNAVPARSMIGNYSCLKVDLIFTRDRSFYFTTVFIPGIILVTSSFITFWLEWNAVPARVMIGVTTMLNFFTTSNGFRSTLPVVSNLTAMNVWDGVCMCFIYASLLEFVCVNYVGRKRPLHNVVYRPGENPVTQRLPAVLSRIGIILASPLEAMAFLNWSKTDTSEPDTSGAV, from the exons ATGGGTTGGTCATGCGTTGTGGCACGCGCCGTGGCTTTCCTCTTTATGCTCAGCCGAGCGTCCGCGCTCACCTCCGACAT cTTTGCGGCGGGCAAGTCGGACAAAGAGATTTTGGACAATCTGTTGAAAAATTCCCGCTACGACAAAAGACTGCTTCCACCAGTAGATG GTGTCCTCACCGTAAATGTTAGCGTGCTACTTCTTAGTTTAGCGTCTCCAGATGAATCTAGTCTT AAATACGAGGTTGAATTCCTCCTTCAGCAACAATGGTATGACCCGCGGCTCCGGTATTCGAATCAGTCCCATTACGACTATTTGAATGCCATCCACCATCACGAAGATATTTGGCTACCCGACACGTACTTCATTATGCACGGTGACTTCAAA GATCCGATAATTCCGATGCACTTTGCGTTGCGGATCTATCGCAACGGGACTATCAACTATCTGATGAGACGTCACCTCATACTGTCTTGTCAGGGACGGCTGAACATCTTCCCCTTCGACGACCCATTGTGTTCATTTGCCTTAGAGAGTA TATCCTACGAGCAATCTGCCATAACGTACGTGTGGAAGAATGATGAAGACACGCTGCGGAAGTCGCCATCTTTGACGACCCTCAACGCTTACCTCATACAGAACCAGACCATACCTTGCCCCATAAAAGCCAGTTGGagag CTGATGGTATTTCACTTTACGAGGACGATGAAGAGCTGACATGTAATCTTTGCCAGAGACGCTTTGAGGAGCAAG GTAACTACAGCTGTCTAAAGGTGGACCTTATTTTTACGAGAGACCGAGCATTCTACTTTACCACAGTTTTTATTCCTGGCATAATCCTGGTGACCTCTTCATTCATCACATTTTGGCTGGAATGGAACGCAGTTCCGGCTCGTTCCATGATAG GTAATTACAGCTGCCTCAAAGTGGATCTCATCTTCACGCGGGATAGATCATTTTACTTCACCACTGTTTTTATTCCGGGAATCATTTTGGTGACCTcatcatttattactttttggcTGGAATGGAATGCTGTGCCTGCTAGAGTCATGATCG GTGTAACTACAATGTTGAATTTCTTCACAACATCAAACGGTTTTCGGTCAACATTGCCGGTTGTATCGAATCTCACAGCTATGAACGTATGGGACGGCGTCTGCATGTGCTTCATATACGCGTCGCTTCTGGAATTCGTGTGCGTGAATTACGTCGGCAGGAAGCGTCCTTTGCATAACGTCGTGTACCGCCCGGGAGAGAACCCCGTCACACAG CGACTACCCGCAGTTCTGAGCAGAATTGGCATTATACTGGCCAGCCCCTTG GAGGCGATGGCATTTCTCAACTGGTCTAAAACTGATACGTCTGAGCCGGACACTAGCGGCGCT GTTTAA